Part of the Quercus robur chromosome 5, dhQueRobu3.1, whole genome shotgun sequence genome, GGTATCAACAGAAGCCGGTGGCATGAACTGCCACATGGAAACTCCAGGGTACCCCATAAATGGCACCAACTTGCTGCCAACAACTTGGCCTGGGGCAGAAAGTGGAGCTGGGATTGCAGGAGGATGAGGCAAAAATCCTGGTTGAGTACTCATAGCTTTTACATTCTTCTCAAGGTTCTCTTTCTCTACCTTTAGCCTTTGCTTCTCATCACGAAGCTCATTCTTTTCTGCCTATACAAACAAACCTCCACTCAACATAACCAACAAGAATTGAATTTGAACGTGgtcagttttattttattttttggatatccTTGCAGCTATCAGGTATATATGGAGTAACTCCTAAAAACAAGTGTGATTTCATATGCCttctaaaatgaaaaagaaaaggaaaatacaaaagGTTCTAGTTCTACCAGTGTTATTACAAAACTTTTACAGACTAACGTGACCATGAATGTGATTACTAATTAGTGTCATATTAacaaaactgattggtgtcttggtctaataataatGAGTATCATTAAGAGcgaacgtcataggttgaaactctctcaaaaaaaaaaataatataattaatagagTTCTAATATTTTGTTCTGTGTTCAAAATTTAACACATCAGTTTATATTGctatgttgtaaaattattaccATCCTTAGTGTCATTCAAAAGTAAAAACTGAAATATCAAAGCGCACCTTCAACTCATTAATCTTCTCCTGCAGATCCATTTTTGACTCTTTCAACTTCTTGGCTTCATCTCTTAATTGAGTCAACATTCTCACAGCATCACCCAATATAACAGCCTTGTCCATTTTAGGAGGTCTTCCAGGGTCCAGGATAGAACCCAGTTCCATGAACCTTAAGATAATTCCAAAGTCAACatcagagacagaga contains:
- the LOC126727272 gene encoding transcription factor ILR3-like → MEHREMGSQGNENPTIWMFDEYNLMEDISVTSLLDPTGVFASTTWPSPPHLSFSNPTSLSMEQIDDSFPNSDGPKEISSRKRVRSGSCSTSGSKACREKMRRDRLNDRFMELGSILDPGRPPKMDKAVILGDAVRMLTQLRDEAKKLKESKMDLQEKINELKAEKNELRDEKQRLKVEKENLEKNVKAMSTQPGFLPHPPAIPAPLSAPGQVVGSKLVPFMGYPGVSMWQFMPPASVDTSQDHVLRPPVA